A part of Marinobacter psychrophilus genomic DNA contains:
- a CDS encoding OmpP1/FadL family transporter: MKLNYKKIAFSTIVFLAAGPVTAGWTQSLGMSEQCIAVGGACVAKEGDFAAFYHNPAAASAFENTIIGGNLRLLDTTGVDLQDSGGRHSIDRTNTEGQVAIAPTLAFYTPVSKDLTLGLGLGAPFAITADWENNEGIHRFNMSDQSLFVIELSPTLAYKVNEKFSVGISSNIIALKQLRTESLLPQSFGAALPPALGGAGTIIPTTFNSPVIGSITTNTDNSVGLGIPPDSFESSFNEFSFTLGMQYQATPRLRLGAVYRSKTDMSFSGDLTLDLDPAGLGKQTVRYDLELDMPGHIQVGAEYQLIPNKLAWSVDTQWTNWASADGIGSTTKFKFDAPLIGFINDLQVDYKANNAWTLRTGLEYKITNHTTLMAGYAFDESIFDDQYVDILVYDSDRNIFSFGVSYDQRANENKSGWILSTAIQVTNYKDREIAVGKSQNLGGFSLPNLIDADTLSFTSNRDSFKYGGTILAFGLSAQYNFGN; encoded by the coding sequence ATGAAACTAAATTACAAAAAAATAGCGTTTAGTACCATTGTGTTTTTAGCCGCAGGGCCCGTTACAGCTGGTTGGACTCAATCACTTGGCATGAGTGAACAGTGTATCGCTGTCGGGGGAGCCTGTGTTGCAAAAGAAGGTGATTTCGCTGCGTTTTATCACAACCCAGCTGCTGCTTCAGCCTTCGAAAACACGATTATTGGCGGTAATCTCAGGCTGTTAGACACCACAGGGGTCGATCTACAAGACAGTGGTGGAAGACATTCGATTGACAGAACCAACACCGAAGGTCAAGTCGCTATTGCACCGACTTTGGCCTTCTATACTCCTGTTTCCAAGGACCTAACACTTGGGTTAGGCCTTGGGGCACCTTTTGCAATTACCGCCGATTGGGAAAATAATGAAGGGATTCATCGCTTTAACATGTCGGATCAGTCGTTGTTTGTCATAGAACTATCTCCAACTTTGGCTTACAAAGTAAATGAAAAATTTTCCGTCGGAATATCATCAAACATTATAGCCCTAAAACAATTGCGCACAGAGTCCCTTCTTCCACAAAGTTTTGGTGCAGCCTTACCACCCGCCCTCGGTGGAGCCGGAACCATAATACCGACAACATTTAACTCTCCAGTGATAGGCTCAATTACCACAAACACCGATAATTCTGTTGGCTTGGGTATCCCACCAGACAGCTTTGAATCCTCTTTCAACGAATTTTCTTTCACCTTGGGCATGCAGTATCAGGCAACACCTCGTCTGCGACTTGGAGCGGTTTACCGAAGCAAAACTGACATGAGTTTTTCCGGCGATTTAACACTAGATCTGGACCCAGCTGGCTTAGGCAAGCAGACCGTGCGGTACGATCTAGAGTTGGATATGCCGGGCCATATACAAGTTGGCGCAGAATACCAGTTGATTCCCAACAAACTTGCTTGGTCTGTTGATACTCAATGGACCAATTGGGCAAGTGCTGATGGCATTGGTTCAACTACAAAATTTAAATTTGATGCTCCGCTTATTGGCTTTATAAATGACTTACAAGTAGATTACAAAGCCAACAATGCCTGGACTTTGCGAACCGGCTTAGAATATAAGATAACGAACCACACAACATTAATGGCTGGCTATGCGTTCGACGAGTCTATCTTTGATGATCAGTATGTTGATATTCTTGTTTATGATTCCGACCGCAATATCTTTAGTTTTGGCGTGAGCTATGATCAAAGGGCCAATGAAAATAAATCCGGATGGATTTTATCAACCGCAATACAAGTCACAAATTATAAAGATCGTGAAATTGCAGTCGGTAAAAGTCAAAACCTAGGTGGATTTTCTCTACCTAACCTCATCGACGCTGATACGCTGAGTTTCACATCTAACAGAGATTCCTTTAAGTATGGCGGTACAATATTAGCCTTTGGTTTATCAGCCCAATATAACTTTGGTAACTAG
- a CDS encoding fatty acid desaturase, which produces MAFAFSVSTKEILEQVIREPRFRAITTIPVFSWIPISTIAIAYMIFLTSSYYYLQGQLPTALTIAINGFSIYLAFTPLHDATHRTVSGNRVINDILGTISCFMLLPGITTRIYRYLHLEHHRFTGNKDKDPDEIYVATPALLSPFVLFFPDIVWSVWYLRHWASRPIGERLEFSLGIAVYVGWHAAWLLSPYAMEFVLLWVIPQRIGVWLVLYFFARIQHPENVTWEKAPFQTTVHIKTNKISHLLMLGQTIHFIHHLLPSVPFYRYHKAWAAGKILFEQQNIPQRSFFTPAKNIILPMAENAHWIDVSVQSVIDIAQGIKSYEFVPLLEGNTLPPYSVGSHIDVYISDKIIRQYSLCDPSTNGDSYRIAVKCDVNGRGGSLALHETVFPGKTLKISKPRNNFPLNTEAQEYVLIAGGIGITPILSMAYKLHQLGKKFSLTIAARSEKMLAFASTLASSPFADRITYFFDNESTDERFSADAVVGKWFEGKELYMCGPSGFMSSIVSAARENSWPDTFIHSETFVSRNLGQLENLPFEVKIASSGKVFQVAADEFLIDVLNRNHCGVPCSCTQGICGSCITPVASGEIEHRDAILTDTERAAGDQMCVCVGRAKGGRIVLDI; this is translated from the coding sequence ATGGCTTTTGCATTTTCAGTATCTACTAAAGAAATTTTAGAACAAGTCATCAGAGAACCCCGTTTCCGGGCCATAACAACCATTCCGGTTTTTTCTTGGATTCCAATCAGCACTATCGCTATCGCATACATGATATTTTTAACAAGCAGTTACTATTATTTGCAAGGTCAGCTGCCCACAGCGTTGACAATTGCGATTAATGGGTTTTCTATTTACTTAGCGTTTACGCCATTACACGATGCGACTCACAGAACAGTATCGGGTAATAGAGTAATAAATGATATTCTCGGCACAATATCCTGCTTTATGTTGTTGCCCGGCATAACAACAAGAATTTACCGCTACCTGCACCTCGAACATCATAGATTCACAGGCAACAAAGATAAAGATCCTGATGAAATATATGTTGCAACTCCTGCACTGCTATCTCCTTTCGTACTATTTTTTCCAGATATAGTCTGGTCGGTTTGGTATCTAAGACATTGGGCCAGTCGACCGATCGGCGAAAGACTTGAGTTCTCTCTCGGTATTGCAGTTTACGTCGGGTGGCATGCGGCATGGCTACTTTCACCCTACGCGATGGAATTCGTTCTATTGTGGGTAATCCCACAACGCATTGGTGTGTGGCTTGTTCTCTACTTCTTTGCTCGGATTCAGCACCCAGAAAACGTCACTTGGGAAAAAGCTCCTTTTCAAACAACGGTTCATATCAAAACCAACAAAATCAGTCATCTACTAATGCTTGGTCAAACCATCCACTTCATACACCATTTGCTGCCTTCCGTTCCTTTTTACCGATATCACAAAGCTTGGGCAGCAGGCAAAATACTGTTTGAACAACAAAACATTCCACAACGCAGCTTTTTCACACCCGCCAAAAACATCATTCTACCAATGGCGGAAAATGCTCATTGGATTGATGTATCCGTTCAATCAGTCATCGATATTGCGCAAGGGATAAAAAGCTACGAATTCGTGCCTCTCCTGGAAGGTAATACCTTACCTCCCTATTCTGTAGGTTCGCATATTGACGTGTATATTTCTGACAAAATAATCCGACAATACTCATTGTGCGATCCCTCTACCAATGGCGATAGCTATAGAATTGCCGTTAAGTGCGATGTCAATGGACGCGGTGGATCACTGGCACTGCACGAAACAGTGTTTCCTGGTAAGACTTTAAAAATAAGCAAACCTCGCAACAATTTTCCACTTAACACTGAAGCGCAAGAATATGTCTTAATTGCCGGTGGCATTGGAATTACACCGATTTTAAGCATGGCATACAAACTTCATCAACTCGGAAAGAAATTTAGCCTGACCATCGCAGCGCGATCCGAAAAAATGCTTGCCTTTGCAAGTACCTTGGCCTCATCACCCTTTGCAGATCGAATTACATATTTTTTTGATAATGAATCTACTGATGAACGCTTTAGTGCAGACGCAGTCGTTGGAAAATGGTTTGAAGGCAAAGAACTCTATATGTGTGGACCCAGCGGGTTTATGAGTTCCATTGTTTCTGCCGCTCGCGAAAACAGTTGGCCAGACACATTCATCCATTCAGAAACCTTTGTCTCACGTAATCTTGGACAATTAGAAAATCTTCCATTTGAAGTAAAAATAGCAAGTTCAGGCAAAGTATTCCAAGTTGCTGCAGACGAATTCCTGATCGATGTACTTAATAGAAATCATTGCGGAGTTCCGTGTTCATGTACTCAAGGTATTTGCGGTTCTTGCATTACGCCCGTAGCTTCAGGAGAGATTGAGCATCGCGATGCAATCCTCACCGATACCGAGCGCGCAGCGGGTGACCAAATGTGCGTTTGTGTTGGCCGAGCCAAGGGTGGTCGTATAGTTCTCGACATTTAA
- a CDS encoding TRAP transporter large permease, with the protein MSLFPLYMFPLLFALLLVGVPVAFAMMFTATVFGYMVFDQALIHQFIEKISDVASNYVLAAVTLFVFMGCMLERAGIAKRLFEAMHLWTRRVPGGLALGTILMCIVFAASTGVIGATEVVVGLLAVPIMMKYKYDNGLMAGTICAGGSLGTMIPPSVVVVIMGPLAQVSVGDLLLGMIFPGLIMASLYMAYIVIRCIIQPSAGPVIHAGDEPELPLSEKLRITATALVPPMLMVFAVLGSIMLGLASPTEAAALGAAGAVLLTIFYGQFSLTVLHQAFLKTLRITAMIMTILLAGSMLTGIFIGSGGVILTEELVGASNLSPWGLLGVVLLMAFVGGAFLDWISVILIMIPMFTPIMVSMGFDPVWFCILFLIVIQTSYLTPPMAPAIFYLRGITPKSVTTVQMYKGVLPFIGLQVLTLILVMYFPNLVLWLPDKLLGFS; encoded by the coding sequence ATGTCGCTGTTTCCCTTATATATGTTCCCCCTACTCTTTGCACTGCTTCTGGTCGGTGTACCGGTGGCTTTCGCGATGATGTTCACTGCAACCGTCTTCGGTTACATGGTGTTCGACCAGGCGTTAATCCACCAGTTTATCGAGAAGATTAGCGACGTGGCTTCAAACTACGTACTCGCCGCGGTAACACTGTTTGTTTTCATGGGCTGCATGCTAGAGCGCGCAGGCATCGCCAAGCGCCTGTTCGAAGCCATGCATTTATGGACTCGCCGTGTTCCAGGCGGCCTGGCTCTCGGCACTATTCTGATGTGCATCGTTTTCGCGGCCTCAACCGGCGTCATAGGCGCGACCGAAGTAGTGGTGGGGCTGTTGGCAGTTCCTATCATGATGAAGTACAAGTACGACAACGGATTAATGGCCGGCACTATTTGCGCTGGCGGTAGCCTTGGCACCATGATTCCGCCCTCTGTGGTCGTGGTCATCATGGGGCCATTGGCCCAAGTGTCAGTGGGTGACTTGCTGCTAGGAATGATTTTTCCTGGTCTGATTATGGCTAGTTTATACATGGCATACATAGTCATACGCTGCATCATACAGCCGTCAGCAGGCCCCGTTATTCACGCTGGTGACGAACCTGAGCTCCCCCTGTCCGAGAAGCTCCGAATCACTGCCACCGCTTTAGTGCCCCCCATGCTAATGGTTTTCGCAGTACTGGGTTCCATAATGCTCGGTTTGGCCTCCCCGACCGAGGCTGCAGCCCTAGGTGCGGCAGGTGCGGTGCTGCTAACTATTTTCTACGGCCAGTTCAGCCTAACTGTTCTCCACCAAGCGTTTCTGAAGACCTTGCGGATCACTGCAATGATCATGACTATTCTGCTGGCTGGAAGCATGCTCACCGGGATATTTATCGGTTCGGGCGGTGTAATTCTTACAGAAGAACTTGTTGGCGCCTCCAACCTGAGCCCCTGGGGTCTATTGGGAGTTGTGCTGCTAATGGCATTCGTGGGTGGAGCATTCCTGGACTGGATCTCGGTGATACTGATCATGATCCCCATGTTCACGCCTATCATGGTGAGTATGGGCTTTGACCCGGTCTGGTTCTGCATCCTGTTCCTTATCGTGATCCAGACCAGCTACCTTACCCCCCCTATGGCGCCGGCGATCTTCTATCTTCGCGGTATAACACCTAAGTCAGTTACTACGGTACAGATGTACAAGGGCGTGCTGCCTTTTATTGGCCTACAGGTACTGACTCTGATTCTTGTCATGTATTTTCCGAACCTGGTGCTCTGGCTGCCGGATAAACTTTTAGGTTTCTCGTGA
- a CDS encoding TRAP transporter small permease subunit, with translation MQAILNLIDRIIGSTGVVGAWLVAPLVLASCYEVIARYVFNTPTIWAFELGYMLTGANFLLGMAYALRERSHIRIEIFYQHFTPRVRAIVDILTYVVIVIPICAWLTYGLYEYAINAFLSRETTGMSAWNPPIWPFRVSFALGFLALALQALAELIRAIQILRNGVEHDSPDVADDIFTHQAETP, from the coding sequence ATGCAAGCCATCCTTAATCTGATCGATCGGATTATCGGCTCGACGGGAGTTGTTGGCGCTTGGCTTGTAGCTCCGCTAGTGCTGGCAAGCTGCTACGAAGTCATCGCACGCTATGTCTTTAATACGCCTACTATCTGGGCTTTCGAGCTAGGGTATATGCTAACCGGCGCAAATTTTTTGCTTGGCATGGCTTATGCTTTGCGCGAGCGTTCACATATTCGCATAGAGATTTTCTACCAGCATTTCACGCCAAGAGTCCGAGCCATTGTAGACATCCTTACTTATGTGGTGATCGTCATACCGATCTGCGCCTGGCTGACTTATGGTCTTTATGAGTACGCCATTAACGCATTTCTAAGCCGCGAGACAACCGGAATGTCCGCCTGGAATCCACCTATCTGGCCTTTCAGAGTGTCCTTCGCCCTAGGCTTTCTGGCCCTCGCGCTGCAGGCACTGGCCGAGTTAATCAGAGCCATCCAGATTCTGCGAAACGGCGTCGAACACGATTCCCCCGACGTGGCCGATGATATTTTCACTCATCAAGCGGAGACCCCCTAG
- the dctP gene encoding TRAP transporter substrate-binding protein DctP, which translates to MASLQLTLKKFTIIAMVVTLFSAIHTAQAEEPVHNFKMATGWAGGPLSTIGAQAFADNVEQISNGRIKVQVFTGGALGNALKVSETVKNGVAEMGHTWMGYDWGKDSTTVLFGGYAGSPDSERMLHWLYQGGGVELQREFREEKFEVISFPLFIRTAEVFLHSRKPVKTLEDLQGLKLRTAGAWLEMSASLGAAPVTTPGGDVYPMLERGAIDATEWGTPWENISPGFHKVAKYVIIPGIHQPVAPFELVINKTAWGTLSDQDKQAVETAAKLTTLNSWLRIGQEDAKAMKFYVAEGNEIIELDPEVQFKAQEIAKTWAEKQATDNEWFARVYKNQQEFLALWEDADSYRKVLTRK; encoded by the coding sequence ATGGCATCACTCCAACTCACTCTGAAGAAATTTACCATCATCGCGATGGTAGTCACTTTGTTCTCGGCCATACACACCGCTCAAGCCGAGGAGCCGGTTCATAACTTCAAGATGGCAACAGGCTGGGCCGGCGGCCCGCTCTCCACGATCGGAGCCCAGGCTTTTGCCGACAACGTCGAACAGATCTCCAACGGCCGCATCAAGGTCCAGGTATTCACAGGCGGCGCACTAGGCAATGCCCTGAAGGTCTCCGAAACCGTGAAAAACGGGGTTGCAGAGATGGGCCACACCTGGATGGGCTACGACTGGGGTAAAGACAGCACAACAGTCCTGTTTGGGGGTTATGCAGGTAGTCCTGATTCAGAGCGAATGCTGCATTGGCTTTATCAGGGTGGTGGTGTGGAACTGCAGCGTGAGTTCCGGGAAGAGAAATTTGAGGTTATCTCCTTTCCACTATTCATCAGGACGGCAGAGGTATTCCTACACTCCCGCAAACCCGTCAAAACTCTCGAAGACCTCCAGGGCCTTAAGCTACGTACTGCCGGAGCCTGGCTAGAGATGTCAGCAAGCTTGGGCGCTGCCCCGGTAACAACGCCTGGCGGAGATGTTTACCCCATGCTTGAGCGAGGAGCCATTGATGCAACTGAATGGGGAACACCTTGGGAGAATATCTCACCGGGTTTCCACAAAGTGGCCAAGTACGTGATCATTCCCGGCATTCATCAGCCTGTGGCTCCTTTTGAGCTGGTCATAAACAAGACTGCCTGGGGCACGCTTTCAGACCAGGATAAGCAAGCCGTCGAAACTGCAGCAAAGCTGACCACTCTTAACAGCTGGCTACGTATCGGGCAGGAAGATGCAAAAGCGATGAAATTCTACGTGGCAGAGGGCAACGAAATTATCGAACTGGACCCTGAAGTCCAGTTTAAAGCCCAGGAAATCGCCAAGACCTGGGCAGAAAAACAGGCTACCGACAACGAATGGTTTGCCCGAGTCTACAAAAATCAGCAGGAGTTCCTGGCACTCTGGGAAGACGCTGACTCTTACCGCAAGGTCCTGACTCGCAAATAA
- a CDS encoding alpha/beta fold hydrolase yields the protein MTFFPIAGPAGQLTGLSSADADIDAMPMVLLHGIQGSARAWDEVLKHLPNRIPALAPNLRGRGGSVAPTDPMAYTVDCFADDLAAVLNVLERPCLLVGWSMGVLVSLAYLRRYGPSRLNALVLMSGTSQGNKCHWFSGENAEEIAKEAELRANRMALKESASPVAAAGAWLSVISTDFRSVLPGIELPTLVIHGSADDQCPLGHGQLIADTIPGAELVLLDGGLHNILAQNPAWVAGHLVHLYDSVTRLP from the coding sequence ATGACCTTTTTCCCCATTGCTGGACCCGCTGGCCAACTCACTGGCCTGAGCTCTGCTGACGCGGACATAGACGCCATGCCCATGGTTCTTTTGCACGGTATCCAAGGCTCAGCCCGAGCCTGGGACGAGGTACTCAAGCATCTCCCCAATCGGATTCCCGCCCTCGCTCCCAATCTGCGCGGACGCGGCGGCTCAGTTGCGCCAACCGACCCTATGGCCTACACAGTGGATTGTTTCGCAGACGACCTGGCGGCCGTGTTAAACGTGCTGGAAAGACCATGCTTGCTGGTGGGCTGGAGCATGGGGGTGCTGGTGAGCTTGGCGTACCTGAGGCGCTATGGCCCGAGCCGGCTCAACGCGTTAGTACTGATGAGCGGAACCTCTCAAGGCAACAAATGCCATTGGTTCAGTGGCGAAAATGCCGAAGAGATAGCAAAAGAGGCCGAACTTCGGGCCAATCGTATGGCACTGAAAGAAAGCGCCTCCCCAGTGGCCGCCGCCGGGGCCTGGTTGTCTGTTATTAGCACTGATTTTCGCTCAGTCCTGCCGGGCATTGAATTGCCGACTCTGGTAATACATGGCAGTGCCGATGACCAATGCCCCCTCGGCCACGGGCAGCTAATCGCCGACACGATACCGGGTGCGGAGCTTGTTCTGCTCGATGGTGGCTTACACAACATCCTGGCCCAGAACCCCGCTTGGGTGGCGGGGCATTTGGTTCATCTTTATGACTCTGTCACGCGGCTTCCCTAA
- a CDS encoding iron-containing alcohol dehydrogenase encodes MLDRLFLSVPSRIIGGWGSRKELAPLLQRMGHKAALIVTDRFFSQQTALVSELQASLTASGIESLVFDGGIPDPTVEVCLEAQKEIEQKGWRERIDHVIALGGGSNIDLAKVLSILVKYGGTPQDYVGEGRIPGQPLPLIAIPTTAGTGSEITAGAIIVDSASATKVAVMSNDLRPAIALIDPELTLSCPPNVTADAGLDALTHALESYLTQDSTEFDRGSDPDPVYAGCNELTRMFAAESIQLCFAHLNTAYVRGTDRPAREAMAAASLYAALSYGSAGLNAVHALAYALAGLTHASHGRTNAVYLPYVLDALRDIRRDDLAHIARSIGETATDPDELARRLVIRTRNLVAECGVPVSLAEFGVKESQLPDLIKNGLAVTRLTKAFPIQPAEVVYERIVRNAFAGTLDAERKI; translated from the coding sequence ATGCTTGATCGGCTTTTTTTGTCTGTACCATCTCGGATTATTGGAGGCTGGGGTTCGCGGAAAGAACTGGCTCCGCTGCTGCAGCGAATGGGCCACAAGGCGGCTCTTATTGTCACAGACCGGTTTTTCAGCCAACAGACGGCCCTTGTCAGCGAATTGCAGGCGTCGCTAACAGCTTCGGGCATCGAGAGCCTCGTTTTTGACGGAGGTATTCCGGATCCCACCGTCGAGGTATGCCTCGAAGCGCAGAAGGAGATCGAACAGAAAGGCTGGCGCGAACGCATCGACCATGTAATCGCCCTGGGCGGAGGGAGCAACATTGATTTGGCCAAGGTGCTGTCAATTTTGGTTAAGTATGGTGGAACGCCTCAGGACTACGTTGGCGAAGGTCGCATTCCAGGACAGCCCCTACCTCTAATTGCGATTCCCACAACAGCCGGGACTGGCTCCGAAATCACCGCGGGCGCGATTATTGTGGACAGCGCAAGCGCCACCAAGGTGGCGGTGATGTCTAATGACCTGCGCCCGGCCATAGCGCTCATCGACCCAGAATTGACTCTGAGCTGCCCACCGAACGTCACTGCAGATGCCGGGCTGGATGCCTTGACCCATGCTCTGGAATCCTATCTCACACAGGACTCAACAGAGTTCGACCGAGGCAGTGACCCGGACCCGGTTTACGCGGGTTGTAACGAACTGACGCGGATGTTCGCTGCGGAATCCATACAGCTCTGCTTTGCCCATCTCAATACGGCTTATGTCAGGGGTACGGATCGTCCGGCCCGTGAAGCGATGGCGGCGGCAAGTCTTTACGCGGCGCTGTCTTACGGCAGCGCCGGATTGAACGCAGTGCATGCCCTGGCGTATGCGCTTGCGGGCTTGACTCATGCTTCTCATGGGCGCACAAACGCAGTCTATCTACCCTACGTGTTGGATGCGCTGCGCGACATTCGGCGTGATGACCTCGCACACATAGCGCGCTCCATCGGCGAAACGGCGACAGACCCGGACGAGCTAGCTCGGCGGCTGGTGATCCGCACACGAAATCTGGTAGCCGAGTGTGGGGTTCCGGTTAGTCTGGCTGAGTTTGGCGTCAAGGAATCCCAGCTTCCAGACCTCATCAAAAACGGTTTGGCTGTCACGCGCTTGACCAAAGCCTTTCCCATTCAACCAGCAGAAGTCGTTTATGAGCGCATCGTCAGAAATGCCTTTGCAGGAACGCTGGACGCGGAGCGAAAGATTTAA
- a CDS encoding phytanoyl-CoA dioxygenase family protein has protein sequence MAPEDILALTPRLLTQAQREFYFENGYLLLERIIPEEWIKKLRHATDEVVEQTRQMTLSDAIWDLEKGHSSEQPRLRRLSSPVDHHATYWRYVSESLLGDIAADLLGPDVMYHHTKLNFKAPSGGMDVKWHQDIQFWPHTNYSPLTIGTYLYDCSPEQGPLGVIPGSHKLPLFDLYDDHGNWTGHLNKADLATLGTENAQYLSGPAGSVTIHNCRTIHGSAVNKSNSGRPLFLTTLSSADALPYTRNPISTPNYNQAILRGKQARWAHHDPRPCQMPPDWSGGYTSIFDLQQKSGSTGKM, from the coding sequence ATGGCTCCCGAAGACATTCTGGCTCTAACGCCACGCTTACTGACACAGGCACAACGAGAGTTTTACTTCGAGAATGGCTACCTGCTGCTTGAGCGCATTATTCCCGAAGAATGGATAAAAAAGCTGCGCCATGCCACGGATGAGGTGGTAGAGCAAACCCGACAAATGACTCTCTCTGACGCCATATGGGATCTGGAAAAGGGGCACTCAAGCGAACAACCTCGATTGAGGCGCCTGAGCAGCCCGGTGGACCACCACGCCACATACTGGCGTTATGTTTCCGAGTCGCTCCTGGGCGATATCGCCGCGGACTTGCTGGGCCCCGATGTGATGTATCACCACACCAAGCTCAACTTCAAAGCGCCCTCTGGGGGAATGGACGTTAAGTGGCACCAGGATATCCAATTCTGGCCGCACACTAATTACTCACCTCTCACCATAGGCACCTATTTGTACGATTGCTCACCTGAGCAGGGCCCGTTAGGAGTCATTCCTGGCAGCCACAAGCTCCCTCTGTTCGATCTTTACGACGACCATGGGAATTGGACGGGTCACTTGAACAAAGCCGATCTGGCTACACTGGGCACCGAAAATGCCCAGTACCTGTCGGGGCCGGCAGGTTCGGTGACTATTCATAACTGCCGCACCATCCACGGCTCAGCAGTAAACAAGAGCAATAGCGGTCGACCGCTATTCCTAACAACCTTGTCATCGGCAGATGCCCTTCCCTACACTCGCAACCCGATATCCACACCCAATTACAATCAGGCCATTCTCCGTGGAAAACAGGCACGCTGGGCTCATCACGACCCGCGCCCCTGTCAAATGCCACCAGATTGGTCGGGCGGCTACACGTCGATCTTCGACCTGCAGCAAAAGTCGGGATCTACCGGCAAGATGTGA
- a CDS encoding DUF6166 domain-containing protein — protein sequence MKTYRGDRTIDGLEVTVDGISLDQNFDLKVVSEDGFEWGYEGASPAQLALAILADVRGNEHALANYELFMREIVSNFNNEWEMTAADIDEALENIGARA from the coding sequence ATGAAGACATATAGAGGTGATCGAACTATTGACGGGCTTGAAGTGACTGTCGATGGAATTTCACTGGACCAGAACTTTGACTTGAAAGTGGTCTCTGAGGATGGTTTTGAGTGGGGATATGAGGGCGCGTCGCCGGCACAGCTCGCCCTGGCCATACTCGCGGACGTAAGGGGAAACGAGCATGCTCTGGCCAACTACGAGCTGTTTATGCGTGAGATTGTGTCTAACTTCAATAATGAGTGGGAGATGACCGCCGCAGATATTGATGAAGCACTTGAAAATATCGGAGCCAGGGCCTGA
- a CDS encoding sterol desaturase family protein, whose translation MMEFPNSQMKDRQRNYRELFRSRLAGWYNGWLHVAVIYIIGFTAIYIYVENLNAVQWWEWLAIPVVLLICNIFEWYLHAQVMHRPRRSPGLKAVYTRHTLMHHQFFTEHEMRFSDHRDWRVTFFPPFALIIFILISIPGALIAAWILTPNVGWLVMVSTTSMYLLYEFMHFCCHVEENWFVRNTPFVNTIRRHHTAHHDQSIMMERNMNLTFPIGDWLFGTSDLDRGLLGHLFNGYSTKYVKQNMRKTSRTPRGNRAAAAKGGSADVQTM comes from the coding sequence ATGATGGAATTTCCAAATTCACAGATGAAAGATCGACAGCGGAACTATCGTGAGCTTTTTCGGAGCCGCTTGGCAGGTTGGTACAACGGTTGGCTGCACGTTGCCGTCATTTACATAATCGGCTTTACGGCCATCTATATCTATGTTGAAAACCTGAACGCGGTTCAGTGGTGGGAATGGCTAGCCATTCCTGTGGTCCTCCTCATATGTAACATCTTCGAATGGTATCTGCATGCTCAGGTCATGCACCGGCCGCGCCGGTCCCCTGGCCTCAAAGCGGTTTATACCCGACATACGCTGATGCACCACCAATTCTTTACGGAACACGAAATGCGGTTTTCCGATCATCGTGATTGGCGGGTGACGTTCTTTCCACCCTTCGCTTTGATCATCTTTATTCTAATCTCTATTCCCGGTGCCTTAATCGCGGCTTGGATACTGACACCGAACGTGGGGTGGCTCGTCATGGTGAGTACAACGAGCATGTATTTGTTGTATGAGTTCATGCACTTTTGCTGTCACGTGGAGGAGAACTGGTTCGTGCGTAATACGCCGTTTGTCAACACGATTCGCCGCCATCATACGGCACATCATGACCAGTCCATTATGATGGAACGCAACATGAACCTGACCTTTCCGATTGGGGACTGGCTGTTCGGGACGTCTGACCTTGACAGGGGGCTGCTGGGCCACCTTTTTAACGGCTATAGCACAAAATACGTTAAACAGAACATGCGCAAGACCTCGCGCACACCTCGGGGCAATCGCGCTGCGGCGGCGAAGGGCGGCTCTGCAGATGTCCAGACAATGTGA